A part of Gossypium hirsutum isolate 1008001.06 chromosome A07, Gossypium_hirsutum_v2.1, whole genome shotgun sequence genomic DNA contains:
- the LOC107955843 gene encoding uncharacterized protein encodes MDFGLNIDGVLYFRGQICVPNDIDLREAHSSPYATHPCGNKMYRDLRELYWWPGLKREVTDFMAQCLTYQQVKAELQLPSVLGTKLVSETEDKVRLIRDNLKAASDRQKSCVDLKRHDIEYSVGDFVFLKLSPELDRIHNVFHVLMLRRYSSDPTHMVPVEEIEVLWRNHNTEEATWEPEDLMHQ; translated from the exons ATGGACTTTGGGCTGAATATTGATGGGGTACTCTATTTTCGtggtcagatttgtgtaccgaatgatatTGATttgagagaggcgcatagtagcccttatgctacgCATCCctgtgggaataagatgtaccgagatcttcgAGAACTATACTGGTGGCCGGGATTGAAACGGGAGGTTACTGATTTTATGGCACAATGTTTGACAtaccagcaggttaaggctgagcttcagttaccttcag TTTTGGGTACTAaattggtttccgagactgaggataaggttagactgattcgaGATAATCTGAAAgcggcatctgatagacagaagtcttgtGTGGATCTGAAGAGGCAtgatattgagtactctgtgggagACTTCGTTTTTCTAAAg CTATCTCCAGAGTTGGACCGCATCCATAATGTCTTTCATGTCTTGATGTTGAGGCGTTACAGCTCTGATCCTACTCATATGGtccctgttgaggagattgag GTTCTGTGGCGGAATCATAacactgaggaggccacgtgggaacctgaggacttgATGCATCAGtaa